The Thermofilaceae archaeon DNA segment GCGGAGGACTTTCAGCTCCAGTTCGCCGTACCGCACGCTCAGCTCGCAGAAACCTCTTGAAGCAAGCAGATAGCCCCACGCTCTACCCGTGCACCAGAAAGTGCCGAACTCCGCATCCGGGGTCTTCGGGTTGAAGGACAGCTCGCCGCGCCTGCCGTCCCACTCGAAGCCGCTCAGCGCGAGGAGGAGCGCGTAGGAGGACAACGATCTCGCGTAGTTGCTGCCGCACTCGATCTCGCTCCACGGGTTCCTCTTCACCCCATCGTACCTCTCCCTGACGGCTTTCACGACTTCGAGCCCCTCCTCGACGAAGCCCTCCTGTATTAGGTGGGCGGCGAAGACGTACTCGAGGCCGCTCCAAACCTCCTCCGCGTAGGGGATCGGTATGACCGGCTTGCCCCCCTTAGGCCACGCGCAGTTGACGACGCCCCTCTCGTCGCCGAGCGCGTAGATCCTGCAGGGGTTGGGGTGGTGGCGCACGCTGGTGAAGTTGTACCTGTAGATCGATTCGAGCGCCCTCCTCACCTTGCCCCTATCCAGCACCTCGCCCAGGCCGAAGAGGTTCGCGTAGAACTGCGCCTCAACTTGTGCTATGAAGCAGGCGGGGCCCAGCTGGTACTTCATCTCGCGGTGCTCGCCGTCCCAGTAGGCTTCGATCACGCCGGGATCGCTGGCGGAGAACCTCTCGAGTAGGCTCCTGTCGCTCAAATCGATCAGCTGGACGAAGTACTCGCCGTTGAATAGGTGCTCCTCAACCCACCTCTTCCCCGACTCGAAGAGCCGCAGGTACTCCCCCTCCGCCTCCTTGTCGCCCACGTGCTCCGCCATCTCCGCCGCAGCCTTCAGCGCGGCCAGGTAAAGCCCGGTGAGCCAAGGGTTCGGGCCGAAGAGCTCGACGTCGAAGGTGTTGTGCTGCCTACCCTCTATCACGCCGTCCCCGTCGCGATCCCACGCGTCGGCGTTGCTCTCGGACCACGCGTATTCGACCATCCTCTTCAGGGTTAGCCAGAGCTCCCTCAACCACTCCTCATCCCCCGTCAGCTTCCAGTACGCGTAGGCGCGGAGCAGGCAGCCGTACTGGCCGTCGACGGCCGCGTGGGGGAAGGGCCAGGGCCTACCCGGCGGCAGGGGGAGCCGGAAGGTCATGCGCCCGTCCCCGCTCACGCTGTACCTCAGGTGGAGGCCCCACATCGACCGATCCAAGCTCGGGAAAAGGTATAGGGGGGCGAAAGCGTAGCGCCACACGTGGGCGCAGCTGCCCTCGCAGCAGCCTGAATCGACGCTGCAACCCTCAAAGCCCCACAGCGAGCCGTCCTCCAGCCTGATCACGGTCGGCGACTTCAAGATCGAGAGGTTCGCGGAGACAGCGTCCAGAACATGCGGGGGGTAGGTGGAGGAGAAGAGACAGTCCCTGAACTCGCGGGTCTTGCCGTGGAGCCAACTCCAGTTCCTGAAGCAGTGCCGGACGACGTCGATCACGCTATGGAAGATCGCGGCGTAGTAGTTCCTCCAGACGTCCCTGCCGGGCTCGGGGTTCCAGTAGTTCCTAAAGTTCGGGTAGTACCAGGCGATCAGGAACCTGACCACCCCCCTCTCGCCCGGGTTCAGCCGGAGGTGCGCGGCGAGGGAGGCGTGATCCCTGACCCCGGCCGAGGGCCTCTCGTACCTCCTGTTGCGGAGCCTCCCCGGCGAGGAGAACTCCCTCCAGAAGACCTGCAGGCTGTCGAACCAGGAACCCCTGTACCAGTACTCCTGGTAGCTCACTTCGGGGGCGTCCGTGGCGATCGCCAGCTGCCCCCACTCCGACGATCTCTCATCAACGCCCTGGGGGCTCATCAGGATCAGCTTGACCCCCTCAACCTCGCGGTACTCGTTGACGGTCCTCCCTGGCGGAGCCGGGTTCTGCGCACTCAAGCAGACGGTGTACTCCACGGCTGCGCCCACCGTGTTCTCGATTTCGATCTCGAAGAAGGCCGCGGGAATGCTGGAGTTGAAGTCGTCAAGGGGGATGAACGGGTTGAAGGCCGTCACCCGAACTTTTCCCGGGAAGTCGGGGTCGACGAAATCGATGCGCGCGATGGGGTACGTGCCCTCGAGAACGGCCTCCTTGAAGTGCGGTAGGCCGGCTAGGCTCTCCCGCTCAAGCCCGAAGCCGAACCCCCTCCCGCTCCCAGTGTAGGGCGGCGGAGGGGTGCCCTCCATCACTCGCGCGTCGATAACCCTGCCCTCAGCAACGGCCTTGACGGCGAAGTGGGTGAAGCCGTTTAAACCGCCCTTGCTCGGCCTGTTGAAGATCTCCCAGTCGACGAGTCGCCCGTTGGCCGCCAACCCTACGCAGCCTGTACCGATGCCACCAAGCGGGAACGAGGCCATCGGGGCCCTGCTACCCTCGTAAGTGAAGCAGGGTAGCTTGGAGTGGCCCGGCGAGCCCTGGGGCGTTTCGCGCACGCGGAAACGGGCTTGCGGTGCCAATTATGCCTGCTCTCGCGCCGGGATGCCGCGCGGGGCGCGCGAAAAACGCTGATATACGACGAGGGAGAGGGGTTCGCGTGAGGCTTCCGCAAAACGGGTGGGTGAAGGCCCAGCTCCATGCTCATTCAACGCGCTCCGACGGTCGGCTGGACCCGGAGAAGGCCGTGGAGTTCTACGCTCGAGCCGGCTTCGGTGCCGTCTCGCTGACCGACCACAACAAGGTTACGCCCGTCTCGCACCCGAGCGTGCTCACCCCGCCCGGCGTCGAAGTGGCAGCCCGCGAGGAGGGCGTGGCCGGTGAGTACCACGTCGTGATCATAGGTTGCGATGAGCTGCCGCCGGAGAGCGCGCGTAAGCGCGCGTCTAAGCTCTTCGACTGGTGCCGCGACAACGGCTTCTACTCGTTCGTGGCCCACCCCTACTGGAGCATGCTGAGCGGCAGCGACCTCCTCAAGGCTGGGAACCCCGACGGTGTCGAGGTGTACAACCACGGTTGCGAGGTGGAGATCAGCAGGGGCTACTCGGGCCCCCACTGGGACTACGCGCTGTCGAAGGGGGTTATGCTGCAGGGGTTGGCGGTGGACGACGTTCACACGTACACGGTGGACGCTCTGGGCGGGTGGGTGGTGCTAGACCTCGCCGACCACAGCGTT contains these protein-coding regions:
- a CDS encoding GH116 family glycosyl-hydrolase, which encodes MRETPQGSPGHSKLPCFTYEGSRAPMASFPLGGIGTGCVGLAANGRLVDWEIFNRPSKGGLNGFTHFAVKAVAEGRVIDARVMEGTPPPPYTGSGRGFGFGLERESLAGLPHFKEAVLEGTYPIARIDFVDPDFPGKVRVTAFNPFIPLDDFNSSIPAAFFEIEIENTVGAAVEYTVCLSAQNPAPPGRTVNEYREVEGVKLILMSPQGVDERSSEWGQLAIATDAPEVSYQEYWYRGSWFDSLQVFWREFSSPGRLRNRRYERPSAGVRDHASLAAHLRLNPGERGVVRFLIAWYYPNFRNYWNPEPGRDVWRNYYAAIFHSVIDVVRHCFRNWSWLHGKTREFRDCLFSSTYPPHVLDAVSANLSILKSPTVIRLEDGSLWGFEGCSVDSGCCEGSCAHVWRYAFAPLYLFPSLDRSMWGLHLRYSVSGDGRMTFRLPLPPGRPWPFPHAAVDGQYGCLLRAYAYWKLTGDEEWLRELWLTLKRMVEYAWSESNADAWDRDGDGVIEGRQHNTFDVELFGPNPWLTGLYLAALKAAAEMAEHVGDKEAEGEYLRLFESGKRWVEEHLFNGEYFVQLIDLSDRSLLERFSASDPGVIEAYWDGEHREMKYQLGPACFIAQVEAQFYANLFGLGEVLDRGKVRRALESIYRYNFTSVRHHPNPCRIYALGDERGVVNCAWPKGGKPVIPIPYAEEVWSGLEYVFAAHLIQEGFVEEGLEVVKAVRERYDGVKRNPWSEIECGSNYARSLSSYALLLALSGFEWDGRRGELSFNPKTPDAEFGTFWCTGRAWGYLLASRGFCELSVRYGELELKVLRVATLKGIGVRRALVNGEPVEFEPLEGGARFPKPLLLREGDVLRIEG